A window of the Mucilaginibacter sp. cycad4 genome harbors these coding sequences:
- a CDS encoding methyltransferase, translating to MEQQPNQPSPENIMKIGTGFWASKILLTAVSFQLFTTLAEKIAMTGKEVKDILGLKCTDRNVYDFLDALTVFGFLKREGILDTAIYSNTIDTDTFLDKNKPSYIGGILEMMNNRLYGFWGNLGEGLLTGLPQNEIKKSEDFFGLIYSDPEKLKEFINAMSGIQMGNFMAFAQKFDFTKYKTLIDVGGSAGLLSLMVARHNPHMHCTSFDLPPVEPVANATIQQFGLSDQVKAASGNFFTMPIPNADIVVMGNILHDWDEENKISLMKKAYDALPANGAFVAIENIIDDERKQNVFGMMMSLNMLIETGTGFDYTFADFNRWANIAGFKSTSIIPLTGPSGAAIAYK from the coding sequence ATGGAACAGCAACCTAACCAGCCATCACCCGAAAACATTATGAAAATTGGCACAGGCTTTTGGGCTTCAAAAATTCTTTTAACAGCCGTAAGTTTTCAATTGTTCACAACGCTTGCCGAAAAGATAGCCATGACAGGTAAAGAGGTCAAAGACATATTAGGGCTTAAATGCACCGACAGGAATGTTTATGATTTTTTAGATGCTTTAACGGTGTTTGGTTTTTTAAAGCGTGAAGGCATTCTGGATACGGCTATCTATTCAAATACCATCGATACGGATACATTTTTGGATAAGAACAAGCCGTCATATATCGGAGGCATCCTTGAAATGATGAACAATAGGTTATATGGCTTTTGGGGCAACCTTGGCGAAGGGCTGCTTACCGGGCTTCCGCAAAACGAAATAAAAAAGAGCGAGGATTTTTTTGGCTTAATATATTCAGATCCTGAAAAATTGAAAGAGTTTATTAATGCAATGAGCGGCATTCAAATGGGAAACTTTATGGCATTTGCTCAAAAATTTGATTTTACCAAATATAAAACGCTGATTGATGTAGGCGGTTCGGCCGGGCTGCTTTCATTGATGGTTGCAAGGCATAATCCCCATATGCATTGCACCAGTTTTGACCTGCCGCCGGTTGAGCCCGTTGCAAACGCAACTATACAGCAATTCGGGCTATCCGACCAGGTAAAAGCAGCAAGCGGCAACTTTTTCACTATGCCAATACCCAATGCAGATATTGTTGTAATGGGAAATATCCTGCATGATTGGGACGAGGAAAATAAAATATCATTAATGAAAAAAGCTTATGATGCGCTCCCCGCCAACGGGGCATTTGTAGCTATCGAAAACATAATAGATGATGAGCGAAAGCAAAATGTTTTTGGAATGATGATGAGTTTGAATATGCTTATTGAAACAGGTACCGGATTTGATTACACATTTGCCGATTTTAACAGGTGGGCAAATATTGCCGGGTTTAAATCAACTTCAATTATTCCATTAACCGGGCCATCAGGCGCGGCAATCGCATACAAATAG
- a CDS encoding SDR family oxidoreductase has protein sequence MNLGLDQKVAVVLAASKGLGKASAMALSAEDAKVIIGSRNAAELNGAAEDIRSKTGNEVSCFPVDVSDSEQLTSFINQAGSIYGRIDILVNNAGGPPFGKFESFDDTQWQQAYEQNMLSFVRTSRLVLPFMKTTGSGRIINIVSGSVKSVLTNSVLSTAMRMGVVGTAKMLADELGVYGITVNNIAPGLILTDRIRHTLPQDLDPEEAIKEKAKSIPLGRIGKPEEFAALVAFLSSAQAAYISGTTIQVDGGASRAIF, from the coding sequence ATGAACCTCGGATTAGATCAAAAGGTGGCTGTCGTATTGGCCGCAAGTAAAGGATTAGGAAAAGCTTCGGCAATGGCTTTATCAGCAGAAGACGCAAAAGTCATCATTGGCTCCCGTAACGCGGCAGAACTGAACGGAGCCGCAGAAGACATCAGATCAAAAACGGGCAATGAAGTGTCCTGCTTCCCGGTAGATGTTAGCGATAGCGAACAATTGACCTCTTTTATTAACCAGGCAGGGAGTATATACGGGCGGATAGATATATTGGTTAATAACGCCGGCGGGCCGCCCTTTGGAAAGTTTGAGAGCTTTGACGACACACAGTGGCAGCAGGCCTATGAACAAAACATGCTCAGTTTCGTCCGGACATCCCGGTTGGTATTACCATTCATGAAAACGACAGGCAGCGGCCGTATTATCAATATCGTTAGTGGTTCGGTTAAGTCGGTATTGACCAACTCGGTGCTGTCTACCGCAATGCGTATGGGTGTAGTTGGTACGGCAAAAATGCTGGCCGACGAACTGGGCGTTTATGGAATTACCGTCAATAATATTGCGCCGGGCCTTATTTTGACAGACCGGATCAGGCACACACTGCCCCAGGACCTGGACCCCGAAGAGGCAATTAAGGAAAAAGCTAAAAGTATTCCGCTCGGACGCATTGGTAAGCCGGAAGAGTTTGCAGCCCTGGTAGCATTCCTTTCATCTGCCCAGGCAGCATACATCAGCGGGACAACCATACAGGTAGACGGAGGCGCCAGTCGTGCTATTTTTTAA